In Papaver somniferum cultivar HN1 chromosome 1, ASM357369v1, whole genome shotgun sequence, a genomic segment contains:
- the LOC113357321 gene encoding aspartic proteinase nepenthesin-2-like: MMIHRDSKESPLYSGGHLTREERLQRLVEQSKYQARYIESQILFKSNSTRSMKPDVARLSVEYKTSRFYVAVVGLGTFPGKRKPYMNYYLIIDTASDRTWLQYENATKTFNLDMPLYPWSSSTMYRPIPCNRHPLCKGDKCNVDGQCTYISSYASGCVTSGIVTEEMFTQGSNTGGLESIKLLMGCGFRQDNFENFIGRNHIFGKPDLIAGILGLGPGEWSFINQLGVAGEGQFAYCFETFNFNIEGSDTYLRFGADATIGGAGQKVHTTPIVVPDYKTWSYYLNLEDISVGNKNVGFPRGTFKLNIRREGGTIIDSGTPISVMYKDHFDRIADLVKAHFKELGVEYIGSQYNFTLCFRPRRRFDITNYPSIIFHFQQADYVITYHKANFMVTLTGNICLGIFPTNTNRPAFILGAMQQTNK, translated from the coding sequence ATGATGATTCATAGAGACTCCAAAGAATCACCTTTATATTCAGGTGGCCATTTAACTCGAGAAGAGAGGCTTCAGAGACTCGTTGAACAATCCAAATATCAAGCACGTTATATCGAGTCACAAATATTATTCAAGAGCAATTCAACACGCTCGATGAAGCCTGATGTTGCACGTTTATCTGTAGAGTATAAAACAAGCAGGTTTTATGTTGCGGTGGTTGGTTTAGGTACGTTTCCTGGTAAACGAAAACCATACATGAATTATTATTTGATCATTGATACAGCTAGTGATCGAACGTGGCTTCAATACGAAAATGCCACTAAAACTTTCAATCTAGATATGCCACTTTATCCTTGGAGTTCGTCAACCATGTATCGTCCTATCCCTTGTAATAGGCATCCGCTTTGCAAGGGAGATAAGTGCAATGTTGATGGACAATGCACTTACATATCATCCTATGCGTCTGGATGTGTTACATCTGGTATTGTTACTGAAGAAATGTTCACTCAAGGATCCAACACTGGCGGCCTTGAAAGTATTAAATTACTAATGGGTTGTGGTTTTCGTCAAGATAATTTCGAAAACTTCATCGGTCGGAATCATATATTTGGCAAACCTGATCTTATTGCAGGAATACTCGGTTTAGGACCAGGAGAATGGTCTTTTATAAATCAATTAGGTGTTGCTGGAGAAGGTCAATTTGCCTATTGCTTCGAGACGTTTAATTTTAATATTGAGGGATCAGATACATACTTAAGGTTTGGCGCAGATGCGACGATTGGAGGTGCAGGTCAAAAAGTACATACAACTCCCATTGTTGTGCCTGATTACAAGACTTGGTCATATTACTTAAATCTGGAAGATATTAGTGTAGGTAACAAAAATGTCGGATTTCCTAGAGGCACTTTCAAGCTTAACATTAGAAGAGAAGGCGGTACAATCATAGATTCTGGTACTCCAATATCCGTGATGTATAAAGATCATTTTGATAGAATTGCAGATTTGGTGAAGGCGCATTTTAAGGAACTCGGAGTTGAATATATCGGTTCCCAATACAATTTTACTCTTTGTTTCCGTCCCCGGAGAAGATTTGATATTACTAACTATCCTTCCATAATATTTCATTTTCAACAAGCTGATTATGTTATTACGTATCATAAAGCTAATTTTATGGTAACATTAACTGGAAATATTTGTTTGGGAATTTTTCCAACGAATACAAATAGGCCAGCTTTCATTTTAGGA